In one window of Synechococcus sp. M16CYN DNA:
- the larE gene encoding ATP-dependent sacrificial sulfur transferase LarE, producing the protein MFRLQKLLPNKEKQVLANLRDWMQEHSSLCIAYSGGVDSTLVAAIAYECKGDSALAVTGVSPALAPHLLQEARYQAGWLGIRHQELITSELEDPNYSNNPIDRCFACKKELHRHLKLIATANSAMQVVDGVNLDDLNDYRPGIKAAHQAGSRSPLAELRIDKMTVRRISQALGFPWWDKPAQPCLSSRFPYGQVITAERLYQVGRAEAWLTARGLTSVRVRSNGLEARIEVPSQQIDVVLALSQTDGLVKFFRSIGFISVSLDLEGLVSGKLNRHQQSTVRTGAALQPPSQQQ; encoded by the coding sequence ATGTTCCGATTGCAGAAGTTATTACCAAATAAAGAGAAGCAAGTGCTTGCAAATCTTCGCGACTGGATGCAAGAACACTCATCGCTTTGCATCGCTTATTCGGGAGGGGTAGACAGTACTCTGGTGGCAGCCATTGCGTACGAGTGCAAAGGCGACTCTGCTCTAGCCGTGACGGGGGTTTCTCCCGCTTTGGCTCCTCATCTACTGCAAGAAGCTCGTTATCAAGCGGGTTGGTTGGGAATACGTCATCAGGAGCTGATTACCTCTGAACTTGAGGATCCCAATTACAGTAACAATCCTATTGACCGTTGCTTCGCTTGCAAAAAGGAATTGCATCGCCATCTCAAGCTAATAGCTACAGCTAACAGTGCTATGCAAGTGGTCGACGGTGTAAACCTAGACGATCTTAATGATTATCGGCCAGGAATTAAAGCGGCCCATCAGGCCGGCTCGCGTTCTCCCCTAGCGGAGCTCCGTATCGATAAGATGACGGTACGACGGATCTCTCAGGCTTTGGGTTTCCCATGGTGGGACAAGCCAGCTCAGCCTTGTTTGTCGTCGCGCTTTCCTTATGGGCAGGTTATCACGGCAGAACGCCTTTATCAGGTCGGCCGGGCCGAAGCGTGGCTGACCGCTCGGGGCCTGACCAGTGTTCGGGTTCGCAGTAATGGTCTTGAAGCACGCATCGAAGTGCCTAGCCAGCAGATTGATGTTGTTTTAGCCTTATCACAGACCGATGGTTTAGTAAAATTCTTCCGGTCCATTGGATTTATCTCGGTTAGTCTAGATCTTGAAGGGTTGGTGAGTGGCAAGCTGAATCGTCATCAACAAAGCACCGTTCGAACTGGTGCCGCTCTTCAGCCACCCTCCCAACAGCAGTAA
- a CDS encoding cob(I)yrinic acid a,c-diamide adenosyltransferase, with amino-acid sequence MPQSIGIVTAAGSRERSHGQLHIYDGDGKGKSQAALGVVLRTIGLGICERRRTRVLLLRFLKGLDRAYDEDAAIEALQQGFPHLIDHLHTGRADYFTADESTRFDRDEAQRGWVIAKGAIASALYSVVVLDELNPVLDLGLLDVDDVVHTLSNRPAGMEIIVTGRNAPSALVREADLHSEIRAHSCSEIGDERIIPLKVKGSGIEIYTGEGKGKSTSALGKALQAIGRGISQDESHRVLILQWLKGGTGYTEDAAIAALRESYPHLVDHLRSGRDAIVWRGQQKLIDYVEAERAWEIACAAILSGLYKTVILDELNPTVDLELLPAEPIVQTLLQKSAETEVIITGRCKHPPAYFGLASIHSEIVCHKHYAEQGVDLKRGVDY; translated from the coding sequence ATGCCACAAAGCATCGGCATTGTCACCGCCGCAGGCAGTCGCGAACGCAGCCACGGTCAGCTGCATATCTACGACGGAGATGGAAAAGGTAAAAGTCAAGCAGCCTTAGGAGTAGTTCTTCGAACAATCGGTCTCGGTATTTGCGAACGACGGCGCACACGTGTACTACTGCTTCGCTTTCTCAAAGGGCTTGATCGCGCCTACGATGAAGACGCCGCGATCGAAGCTCTGCAACAAGGCTTTCCTCACCTCATCGATCATTTGCACACTGGCCGCGCGGACTACTTCACAGCGGATGAATCCACACGCTTTGATCGAGATGAAGCTCAGCGTGGCTGGGTAATTGCGAAGGGGGCAATAGCCAGCGCCCTCTATTCCGTAGTGGTTCTCGATGAACTCAACCCAGTTCTAGATCTAGGTTTGCTCGATGTCGACGACGTGGTGCACACTCTGAGCAATCGACCGGCAGGGATGGAGATCATTGTGACTGGACGAAATGCCCCTTCTGCACTCGTTCGGGAAGCAGATCTTCATTCAGAAATACGCGCTCACAGTTGTTCTGAGATTGGAGACGAACGGATAATCCCCCTTAAGGTCAAGGGTAGTGGCATCGAGATTTACACAGGAGAGGGTAAAGGTAAGTCCACCAGTGCCTTAGGTAAGGCCCTACAGGCAATTGGTCGAGGTATTAGCCAGGATGAAAGTCATCGGGTACTGATTTTGCAGTGGCTTAAGGGCGGCACGGGATACACTGAGGATGCGGCAATAGCTGCTCTCCGGGAGAGCTATCCTCATTTGGTAGATCACTTGCGTTCTGGTAGGGATGCCATTGTCTGGCGCGGCCAACAGAAGCTTATTGATTACGTTGAAGCCGAAAGGGCTTGGGAGATCGCCTGCGCTGCCATCTTGAGTGGTCTTTATAAGACAGTTATTTTGGATGAACTCAACCCTACTGTGGATCTGGAACTCCTCCCAGCGGAACCAATTGTGCAAACACTTCTGCAAAAATCAGCCGAAACCGAGGTAATTATCACGGGCCGCTGCAAACATCCACCTGCCTATTTTGGTCTAGCCAGTATCCACTCCGAGATAGTTTGCCACAAACACTACGCTGAACAAGGTGTGGATCTCAAACGCGGCGTGGATTACTAA
- the speD gene encoding adenosylmethionine decarboxylase codes for MEQSLSALHPHPGRGDTTLQTTDMVGKHCILELYECDPSRLNDESFLRNSIAIAAKRAGATLLNLIAHRFEPQGVTGLALLAESHISIHTWPESGYAAVDVFTCGDHTMPEQACAVLCESLLAKRHVLRSFLRETPIKIATRTREPSPV; via the coding sequence ATGGAGCAGAGCTTGTCTGCCCTGCATCCCCACCCGGGACGGGGGGACACCACGCTTCAGACCACCGACATGGTTGGTAAGCATTGCATTCTCGAGCTGTATGAGTGTGATCCCAGCCGGCTCAACGATGAATCTTTCCTACGAAATAGCATCGCGATAGCTGCGAAACGTGCTGGTGCAACGCTGCTCAATTTAATTGCCCACCGTTTTGAGCCTCAAGGAGTGACCGGGTTGGCTCTTCTAGCTGAATCCCACATTTCGATCCACACTTGGCCCGAATCCGGGTATGCGGCTGTAGACGTATTCACCTGTGGTGATCACACCATGCCAGAACAGGCCTGCGCCGTGCTTTGTGAATCTCTGTTAGCTAAGCGCCACGTTCTGAGAAGCTTTCTCCGGGAAACCCCCATTAAGATAGCCACCAGGACTCGCGAACCTTCACCTGTCTAG